Proteins from a single region of Halichoerus grypus chromosome 13, mHalGry1.hap1.1, whole genome shotgun sequence:
- the SELPLG gene encoding P-selectin glycoprotein ligand 1 — MPLQVLLLLILLGPGSSLQLWELEKDGAQEAPDAPLARGRRQVDEDHEVDSYDYVTEGTEPPEMLIHEPGSLALTPNILAELATLGHGTPEPATLEAATRDSAGLDTGGVALGNLSMEVATQVIPVTPDTLTKEPATTLPPITEAQSTEGAPSTELATTEALSTEPAATEAPTTQPVATEAPSMESTVMETLSMGPEATDALSTEPTATEALPMESTVMETLSTGPEATDALSTEPTATEALPMESTVMEILSTEPEATDALSTEPTATEALSTDPATTKVPSTGPATIGRLATVLLVTSDPQNSTTVAGGNLLDVLTKRWENQQHLSPQSSVAPIPTGALDRIPVKQCLLAIFILALVATTFLVCTVVLAVRLSRKNHMYPVRNYSPTEMVCISSLLPEGGEVPTATANGGLPNAKSQGLKAEPGEGRDGDDLTLQSFLP; from the coding sequence ATGCCTCTGCAAGTCCTCCTGCTTCTGATTTTGCTGGGTCCTGGCAGCAGCCTCCAGCTGTGGGAGCTAGAGAAGGATGGAGCCCAGGAGGCCCCAGACGCCCCGCTTGCCCGGGGCCGGAGACAAGTGGATGAGGACCACGAAGTGGACTCATATGACTATGTCACAGAAGGCACAGAGCCTCCAGAAATGCTTATACATGAACCTGGGTCTTTGGCCCTGACCCCTAACATTCTGGCTGAGTTGGCAACACTGGGGCATGGAACTCCTGAGCCAGCTACTCTGGAGGCGGCCACACGGGACTCTGCTGGCCTGGACACAGGAGGGGTGGCCCTAGGGAATCTGAGCATGGAAGTGGCCACACAGGTGATTCCTGTCACACCGGACACACTGACCAAAGAACCAGCCACTACATTACCTCCCATCACAGAAGCTCAATCCACAGAGGGGGCTCCATCCACAGAGCTGGCCACCACTGAGGCCCTGTCCACAGAGCCAGCAGCCACAGAGGCACCGACCACGCAACCTGTGGCCACAGAGGCCCCGTCCATGGAGTCTACTGTCATGGAGACCCTGTCCATGGGGCCAGAAGCCACAGACGCCCTGTCCACGGAGCCCACTGCCACAGAGGCCCTGCCCATGGAGTCTACTGTCATGGAGACCCTGTCCACAGGGCCAGAAGCCACAGATGCCCTGTCCACGGAGCCCACTGCCACAGAGGCCCTGCCCATGGAGTCTACTGTCATGGAGATTCTGTCCACGGAGCCAGAAGCCACGGATGCCCTGTCCACGGAGCCCACTGCCACAGAGGCCCTGTCCACAGATCCAGCCACCACAAAGGTCCCGTCCACAGGACCTGCCACCATAGGGCGCCTAGCCACGGTCCTTCTTGTGACCTCTGATCCTCAAAACAGCACCACTGTGGCAGGAGGCAATTTGCTTGATGTCCTTACCAAACGATGGGAAAATCAGCAGCATCTCTCCCCACAGAGCTCTGTGGCCCCCATCCCCACAGGGGCCCTGGACCGCATCCCCGTGAAGCAGTGCTTGCTGGCCATCTTCATCCTGGCCTTGGTAGCCACGACTTTTCTCGTGTGCACAGTGGTGTTGGCCGTCCGCCTCTCCCGCAAAAATCACATGTACCCGGTGCGCAATTATTCCCCCACCGAGATGGTCTGCATCTCATCCCTGCTGCCTGAGGGGGGCGAAGTGCCCACGGCCACGGCCAATGGGGGCCTGCCCAATGCCAAGAGCCAGGGCCTAAAGGCGGAGCCTGGGGAGGGCCGAGATGGGGACGACCTCACCTTGCAGAGCTTCCTCCCTTAA